Genomic window (Spirosoma sp. KCTC 42546):
AGAAACTGCCGCAGTGCTATTGCAATGGCGATGTAGTAAATCAGGCAAAGTGTTTCTAATAATGTGTTTAAGAGTAAGATTGAATTGCTGGATAATCCCAAAGAATACGTTGGAAACAGGTACTTGTTTGCCAGTAGTAAGGATAAGCTAAGAATATAAGCACTGATGTATAAGGTGGAGTTTGGTTGTAAACTTGCAGCGTTGACCTCATTCCTATTCTGGTAGAAAAAGATAATACTCCTTAACAGATTGCCGAATACTGAACTTGTTACAAATAGAAATCCCGCTCCTAAGGCTGACTCGACGGTTTCCTGCTGCCCCAGGTAAATATTTAGGATAATCAAGACGATAAACGCCCCCAACCCTATAAACCAGCGCGAACCATACATAAATGATCGAATCAGTTGCCACTCCATCAAACTAAGTTGTAGTGCTTTCTGCCTCTGATATTCCTCCTCCATTTTCAACAATCCTTTCCTTCCACCAAATCCTGAATGGAGTTCCAGAATGGCTGTGTCGAAAGCCATTCCCTTATCAAGACGGTCTTCTATGCCTACTGCGTAATGGTCAGTTAGTTCCGCAATTAGGTCGTTGTTGAGCAGCCAGTTTTCCTTGCGCAGGTGGTTGTCTATGGCGGTAAGTTGGGCGGGAGTGAGCATGGTAGGTACTTGAATTATGAATGGCAAATTAGATTAAGCGTTAGCAAAACCTTGAGCAGACTGTTTATGATAAAGCTCAGCGTAAGTAAGCGTGTACATGATGGCAACAAACGCGAGGGCGGCAGATAAACCGGTATGCCACTCGAACAGATAAGGGTGATTCATTACGGAGTTTGCACCGTCAAAAAAGAATGACCCCACGAGTATAGGTAGTTGAATGACAACTAAATAAATGTAGTTGCCGTATCGGGCTTGCCGGTAAACGACTTCGCGACGAAGGGAAGTCAATAGGGTTTGTTTTCGTATTCGTTTATGCCAAAACAGACGTAGTTCGCTGGGGATAAATAACAGATAGGGTGCAAATACACATACGAAAAACACCGCAGACAGCATACCCGGCGATAATGCTTTGGCAGTTGAATAGGCCAACAGACCTACTAATAACGTCGTTATAAGTGTGGGCCAGCGAAAATAACAGCGTACGATGCCCCAGTGCTGAATCTGTAACTGATGAAGCAATAGTTTTTTATACCGTTCCTGAATGTGTAGAATGCCCGGCCCGCTTCCTAACTCAAGCCAGGCTTTTCGACTGGCTTCGGCAAAAGAATAATTCTCACCCATCCATTTTTCTGTCAGGCTTGCATAATGATCGAGTAATTCATCCATAACCTCACTATAGGTAATGTTGGCTAAATCCAGTAGATCGTGACGAAGTAGGCGAAGTTGGTCGAGGGTGAGCATGGGTTAGTTGGCTAAAGCCTTGGAGCGACGAGGCTGAATCAGAACAAAATCGATAATAACCGTCCAGACAAATAGATACACGAAAACAATGGTTGTTTGGTAAGGTATTGAATAGGTTGAAATTGCCCGGATAGTGGTGCTTCCCCAGAAAAAATTAAGTATGTTCAATAAATTGATCGCAAGAATATACCTGTAGAAAACATCCCAAAACGGTTTCATCGACTGCCTGTTTCCAGCTACGTATGAATAGCCATTTCGCATAAAGAAGGCAATTATGGGTAAGCTCGAAATACTCACCAAAGAAATGTTGACCCAATCCATCCAATCGTTGATGAGCCCTTCTGTTGTAGACCAATAGGCTGTGCCCAGCAGTAATAAGGTTAAACTCAACCGGGGAGGTCTAAAATAACTCCCAATTAATTGTCTTAACTGCCTGGCTATAATTGGGGTATGGTTTCTTTTTTTCTCCTCTTCCATATCAAGTAGTCCCGCACGCCCACCGAAATTTTGATGAATTTCACGCAGCGCAACATCAAAAGCCATCCCCTACGCTAGTTTCTCGTCAATGCTGTTGATGTAATGGTCGGTGAGTTCAGTAATCAGGTCTTCATTGAGCAACCAGTTTTCCTTTCGCAGGTGATTGTCTATGGCGGAGAGTTGGATGGGAGTGAGCATAATTAAATACTAGGTTTCAATTTCAATACCAGATTTAGATTCTCCAGAAACGAGGCTAATTCAGCGATGCGTCCGGCGGCTTCGGTATGGCCGGTTTTGGTAAGTGAGTAGTACTTGCGGGCGCGGCCATCCACAATTTGCGTTTCGGTGGAGAGTAAACCTTCGGCTTCGAGTTTGTGCAGCGCGGGGTAAAGGGCGCCTTCGGTAATAGCCATTTCGCCTGCTGTCAGGTCTTTCACTTTCTGCGTAATCTCGTAGCCGTACATCTTCTCACGGTCTTCGAGCAACCGCAAAATCATGACCGACAGGCTACCTTTCAGTAAAGAGGAGTTATTGGGTGCGTTCATACCTCAAACGTACAAAAGAAATCTACATACATACAAGTCTTAGGTATTAAATCTGAACCTGGATTTTTATGATTTATTTGATTGCCCTGATTTTGTTTACCTAGAAAGGTGAGTGATAAAAATCATAGTCAGTCAGACTAATCATAAAAATCCCGGTTCAGACTACCTTTGCAGAATAATGAAAACGTACCTTCGATTACTCTCGTTTGCCAAACCACTAGGACGATTTCTGACGCCGTTCGTACTGACGTCGTTACTGTCCAGCGTATTTGGCGTGTTGAATTTTACATTGCTCATTCCGCTGCTCAGTATCCTGTTCGATAAGGTCGATGCCAAACAAATGCAGGAATTTCTAAGCCAGCCAGCTCCTTCGTTGACGACCGGTCCTACCGAATTTTTTAGATACTATTTTGCACAAGTATTTCAGGAGTACGGTAAAGTAGGGGCGCTGCAGTTCGTTTGCTTCGTCATAATTCTGTCGGTACTTCTAAATAATTTATTTAAATACCTTTCCGTTAGGCAGTTAGAGTCTTTTAAAGCCCGGATGGTCGCGAAACTGCGTGAAGCCGTATTTGCAAAAACGCTCCAATTACACCTCGGTTTTTTCTCGAATGAGCGAAAAGGAAACCTGATTTCCCGTACCACCACCGATGTACAGGAAGTTGAAAACTCCATTGCCAATACACTCTCGGCAGCCTCCAAGGAGGTGTTTTTGTTGATTGGTTATATCATTGCGCTGCTCAGTATTTCGGCCAAACTGACCTTGTTCGCTATCCTGGTGATTCCGGTTTCGGGTGTGTTTATTGCCACCCTTGTTCGGCGAATGAAACGCGACGCGCAGGAGGGGCAACAACGATTAAGCGGCCTGGTGAGCCTGCTGGATGAAACCTTCGGTGGTATGCGTGTGGTGAAAGGATTCGTAGCCGAAGGCTTTATTTTGGATAAATTCCGTCGTGAGAATGAAGGGTATCGGGATGCCATTCGCTCGCTGGCCAACCGGCGGGAACTGGCATCTCCGTTCTCGGAAGTGGTAGGTGTAGCGGTTGTGGCTAGTATTTTATTCTACGGTGGATCGCTGGTATTAAGTGGACAGTCGGAGCTGACAGCGTCTGAATTCATTGCTTACATCGCTATTTTCTCCCAGGTAACACGTCCGGCAAAAGACATTTCCAATGCATTTAGCGGATCACAGCGGGGACTGGCTTCGGGAGAACGCGTACTGGAGTTGATTGACACGCCACCCGCCATTCAGGATAAGCCGAACGCGGTAACACTCGCCAGTTTCAGTGACCGGATTTCGGTGAAGAACGTATCCTTTGCCTACAATGCCGATACCCCCGTTTTGCGTGGCATCAGCTTTGATCTGCCCAAGGGAAAAACCATTGCGCTGGTGGGCTCGTCGGGTGGTGGTAAGTCGACAATCGCCGATCTGGTGCCTCGGTTTTATGACCCAACTTCTGGCCAACTCCTGATTGATGGTGTGGATTTGCGCGATTGTACCATGACTTCACTACGTTCGCAAATGGGTATTGTCACGCAGGAAAGTATTCTGTTCAACGATACGATTTTCAACAATATCGCCTTTGGCAGCGTAGCGACTGAAGCGCAGGTTATGGAAGCAGCCCGCATTGCCAATGCCCATGACTTTATTATAGCACAGTCGGATGGTTATCAGACCATTATTGGCGACCGAGGGGGAAAGCTGTCGGGCGGTCAACGGCAGCGGATCAGCATTGCCCGAGCTATTCTGAAAAATCCCCCGATTTTGATTCTGGATGAAGCCACATCGGCTCTCGATACGGAATCCGAAAAACTGGTTCAGGAAGCACTAACCCGCTTAATGGCTAATCGTACAACTCTCGTAATCGCCCACCGACTCAGCACGATTCAACATGCCGATGAGATTCTGGTCGTGAATCAGGGTCGTATTGTGGAACGCGGTCGGCACGATGAATTGCTGACGCTGGATGAAGGGTTCTACCGGAAATTGAGTACGATGCAAAGTGTTTAGTAGAGTTGGTAATAAGTTGACTGAGTGGAGTAAGGTCATTATATGAAGCTGGATTCTTCAATAACAACCTGGTTAAATCTGGCTTGACTCACTCCACCTATTTCACTGACTCCACTAGTTACTACTCACAACTATTGTCCATTCTGGCCCACTAAATACTTTATAGGTCTCCGAAAAACTGCCCTGATTAACCGCAACCGAAAAGTTCATCAGGCTATTGATATACGCCATATCCTCGCCGATGGCAACCTCGCCAAACGTATTTACCCAACGAACGGATTTGTCGTAGAGGAGCTTATCGTTTTGGTAAATCTGAACATGAAGGGGGGCTCCCGGTTTCACACCGAGTTGCTCAATCATAGCCTTAGGGATATTGCTCCAGACGTTCCCGTACTGAATATCGAGTATGGGGATATTCCCCTTTACAATTCTACCCTTGTATTCTGCTTTCTGGTACGGTAATCGAACCACTTCATTTGGCAACTTCGCGCCAACCTGTTCAAAGGTAATGGTGCGCGAAGCCAGTCGGGCTGCGGTGTAGGCATATACATCCCGTCCGTGGAAGGTATAGGATTCATTTGAGTTTTTTCGCCGATTAATCGCTTCGTTAATTTGCCGGACTTGACTGATACCTAGTTGCTCGGCTACTAACGTGAGGGTACCATTGTCGGGCGTAACGATGTAATGTCCGGATTTTGTGAGCAGTACAACCGAGTGACGATCTGTACCCACGCCCGGATCGCAAACTGATACAAAAACGGTTCCTTTTGGATAGTAAGGCGCTGTTTGGTAGAGCCTATAGGCCGCTTCCCAAATGTTGTAGGCCGGAATCTCGTGTGTGAGATCAAACAATTTGAGCGTTGGTGATACGCCCAGCGCTACGCCTTTCATCGCCGATACTGCCCCATCTTTCAGGCCAAAATCGGACTGAAAGACGACAATGCCATTCTGAGCCTGAACCAGTTGCTGAGTAGTTAAGAAAAAGAAGAGGATAAACCCGTAGATAATACGCATAAGGCCAGATTTTGGAAGTTGGAATGAAGGACTTACAAATTGATAGTCCACCGATTCATATTCACTAAATAAATAATCATTCCTATACCAATCAAACTCACTACGTCGGCAAGCGTAAACGCAAGGTGAATCCAGTTAAAATCAATAGGGGTAAGGCTCAGGAAATAGCCAATGAAATAAATTGCCCAGGCTCCCGCTATTATCTGGGCCGATAGTCGGAAAGCTGGATGCGCCTGTCCACCGAATTCTTTCCAGAGTCGGTTTAGTGTGAAGAGGATCGAGACATAGTCGATCAGGGCAATAAGTCCCCAGACTAATTTGGGTACAAGCTGAATTTCGTTGTCGAATGACAGCTGCTCGTGACCGATATAGCTGGCAAACACCATGAATAGCGTGGCCATCAGTAGACCCGCTATTTGTCGTTTGTGAGCGCTAACCTGAATGCGAAGTAAGTTGAGTAATTGAAATAGCAGTAAGGGCGTAGTAATAAACCAGGCCATGTAACGATACTGTCCAATAGCATTATACGACTCCCGAATAAGCGTCTGTCGATCATTCGGATCGCTCACAGTAGCTATTTCTGACAGTGTATTGTAGTAATAGGTCTGAATCAGGTAATAGGTAAGGCCTGCTACAGCGACACTAATAATAGTCAAACTAGAAATCGTGCTATAGACCGGGCTTTCCTGAGCTGGGCCAGTCATTCTTGGCGAAACCAGTGCGAAGATGAACATGCCTAAAAAGGCAAACATAGCTACGATCAGGAAAAAATACGTAACCATGGGTAAAAGACCAACAGTGCCTGCCGTTGGAATAAATGAATCGGCAACTTCCATAAAAACAGAAATGGTAGGCATGAATATACCTACCATTTTTAAACGCACCGCATAACCACTCGTTTATTTAGGCATTGCCTTAATTTGAGTCATTTCCACCTTCGATTTGTCAATCAACTGCTGGGCATAGGTCCGCAGCGTAGCGTTTTTTCCGTATTGCAGGTAGGTTGTAGCCAGGTCAATTGCATCCTGACGATGATCGAGCAATAAGGTTGAAAAGTTCTTATCCAGATTGCCCGTCAATTTATCGCTGGAACCTGTTTGCTGCAATTTCAGGCTCATGGCTTCAATATTGCGGCTTTGTTGCTGGGAAAAAGCCTGGACGGGGCGCGTTGGCTTGAGCTGACGGAGCGTTCCATCGAGCATAGTCACATCCGAATCGGTAGTTGTCAGCAGCGTTTTGGCCATTTTGGTTAGTGCTGTATCTTTCCCGCTCTGGATTTCCTGTTTCAGTAGATTCTGGGCACCTTGTGCATGAAGTTTAGCTTGAAAAGCATAATCAAAGTCCGGGTCGCCCGTTGGTACCAGCTTCTTTATTTGGGTAACCGTCTGCTGCAAAGGGACAAGAAGCGTTGTTTTAGCCGGATCGTTGGTAGTAGAAGTGGCTGCGGTTGTGCCGGTTGTTGCCTGGGCACAGGCCGCTAGCGAACCACTGGACAAGAGGGCGGCAATAGCCCAGATTGATAAATTGGATTGGAGCGTTTTCATTGTGTGTACTGAGTTCATGGAATACGTTTCGCCGGTAAAGTAACTGGCTTATACTCTAAAGACAAGAATTAGGCCAGAAGGTTTAGTGGATGTGGCTTAGTGGCAGAGAGATAAGCTGATTCTACCCAATAAAAGAAGGGACCGAATTTCGGTCCCTTCTGGAAGTATCATTGTTAGATCGTGATTATTCGGCAAGGCTTTGGGATAGGAGGGAGGAAATGATACGGGTGTTATCTGGGTCGTTAAATACAGTAGAAAGTGATTTTATAAATTCTTCCTCATTCTTAGCTTCCATAGGAATTCCCAAGGTGAAACTGTCGCCATCCTCTTCATTAAAAATCTCAATACCCGATACGACTGTGACCGGGTAGTAGCCGATAATCTTGTGCCTTACTGAAAAAAGCATATAGCGGTAATTGTTTATAGCAGGGGCTACTATATAAAAATGTTGTATTATTTGTTCATTGCCTGCCTGAACAGTTTCTACCTCCGCTGAAAGTACGTTATTGGTTTTTTTCATTAAATATCCGGCCTGCTCCTTCAAGATAGCTTTTGGGCTTTTCGTTTTATCAATGGTAAATTCAGGCCACAGGTTTTGCGTTTCCATATTTCTTAAAATTTCAGCGTAAAGAACAATGGCAAATGATCAGAGTAAGAATTCTGATCAGGTGTATTTCGTGTTGTTATCAGTGAAGTTACACCATCAGTCTGAATAATCTCTAAACTACCTTTTACAAAATTAGTCACCAGGCTAGGCCGTATCAATACCTGATCAAATACGTTCCATTCGTAACAAATGTGTTCAGCATGTTTGTAATAATACGTGCCGGAAACATCCTTATTCAGATCACCAAACAAACTCCAGGTTGGATTATAAAAGTAGGGGTATTCGCGTGTTTGTACGGTTCGGGAGCCACGGCTGGCTACTTCACTCGACATAGTACCGTGAAAGCCGTTGGCCTTAATCATCCCTGTCTCGAATGGATTCATGTTGAAATCACCAAGTACGATATGGCGGTCAATACGAGCTCTATTTTCTACCCTAAGAAGCTGATCCGCGGCTAATGATGCCGCTTCATTCTGGCTTTCTGACGTAAAATTTCCTTTATCAACTAAATGAAGGCCTGTTAGTAGAAAATCTTCACCAGTTGGCAGATGTACATGTCGGGTTGTACGTCGATGATCTTCTTCAATTGGTACAATCGAATCGTAATGAAACTTGGTAATGATTGTAATCTTTTTGCACTGAGATAAGGGATGATTATGAAAGTAATAAGGCCCATGTGTATTCAGTGCCTGAATAAGTCGAACGGAACTAGCTGGATTCTCAGCTAGTATCAGAATATCAACGGCTTTACTATGTGCGAGATTGGCAATCTGGGTAGTCAGATATTTCTTTTGAACATTCCAGAACAACACATTAAGTAATGACATACTCTAACGAAAAAAAGCCCGGTACATAAAAGTGCACCGGGCTCAAAAGTAATTGCTTTTTGGTTACAACCGAATAATCTCCGCGCCGATGGCATTCAACCGCGTATCGATGTGTTGGTAACCCCGGTCAATTTGCTCGATACTGTCGATAATGCTGGTTCCCTTGGCCGACATGGCTGCAATGAGCAACGCAACCCCTGCCCGAATATCCGGCGACGACATGCGGATTCCTTTTAGAGGAACCTGCCGGTTTAGACCGACTACGGTAGCGCGGTGTGGATCGCAGAGAATGATCTGAGCGCCCATGTCGATCAGTTTATCCACAAAGAATAGCCGACTTTCAAACATTTTCTGGTGGATAAGTAAGGTTCCCTGCGCCTGAATGGCGGTTACGAGAACAATGCTCAATAAATCGGGGGTGAAGCCGGGCCAGGGGGCATCCGCCACGGTCATCATGCCGCCATCCAGAAAACTCTCGATCTGGTAGTGCTCCTGAGCCGGAACATAAATATCATCACCCCGAAACTCCATCTGAATACCCAGCCGTTTGAACTGGTCAGGAATGAGACCCAATTCAGGAATCCGGCAGTTTTTAATCGTAATCTCCGACTGAGTCATGGCCGCTAAGCCAATGAACGAGCCAATTTCGATCATGTCGGGCAACATCGTATGCTCAGTCCCCTTCAATTCCGTAACGCCTTCGATCGTGAGCAGGTTAGAGCCTACTCCGGTGATTTTCGCACCCATCGAATTCAGCATTTTACTCAGCTGCTGAAGATAGGGTTCGCAGGCAGCGTTGTAAATTGTTGTGATCCCTTCAGCCATCACAGCCGCCATCAGTATATTAGCCGTGCCGGTTACTGATGCTTCGTCGAGGAGCATATAGGTACCACGCAAGTTGCTGGCGTCAACCTGGTAATAGCCCCCGTCATTAGCGTCATAATTGAACTGAGCACCCAGTTTCTCGAAGCCTAAAAAGTGCGTATCTAACCGCCGACGACCAATTTTATCACCACCGGGGCGAGGAATACGCCCTTTTTTGAATCGGGCCAGCATAGGGCCGAGTAACATAACCGATCCGCGAAGAGCGGCTGCCTTACGTTTATACGTGTCGGATTCCAAGTAGTCCAGATTAACATCGCTGGCCTGAAAACGATACGAACTTTCACCAATTTTGGTTACCCAAACGCCCAGGTCTCCCAGCAAATCAATAAGCTGGTTGACATCTCGGATGCCGGGAATATTATGAATGATAACAGGTTCTTTCGTGAGTAATACGGCGCAGAGGATTTGCAGCGCTTCGTTTTTTGCTCCCTGCGGAATGAGTTCGCCTTTGAGCTTGCGCCCACCTGTAATTTGAAAAGATGCCATTCGTAGAATTGTGAATGATGAATTATGACCGGGTCGCCGGTGCGATGATGAATGATGCTGATTACATCTGTGCTCATCATTTACAATCGCACCGGCGACCCGATCACCATTAAAAATTTATCGTCTCCGACGTGGGCCGTCTGATCCACCGTCGCGATCGTTCCGATTCCGGTCGTTGTTCCGATTTGGCCCGCCTGGTCCACCATTTCGGTTGCCGAAATTACGTTGACCTCCGTCACGCGATCCTCCATCGCGGTTTGGCCGCCCTCCCTGATTCGATCCCGATCCGCCATCGCGTGGTCCACCATCCCGGTTATTCCGATTACCGAAATTACTACGCTGCTGGCCACCATCGCGGTTTGGTCGTCCCTGGTTCGATCCTGATCCACCATCCCGGTTTCGATCGTTGCGGTAAGCATTACCTCCGATTCGCTGGGGTTGGTCGCCTGTACGTTCGCGGGGAGTAGCTTCAACCAAACCTTCTTCCCGAATAAGCTTGATATCATCGTAGAGCTTACCGTTCGAGAGTTCGATCAGGCTCTGGTAAATAGTTTCGTCTTCAACGGATTCTTTATTCCAGGCCTGATAAAACGTACGCATCAGGCGTGTCAGGTAAGAAACAAAGGCACGCCTTTCCTCAGGCTCTTCCAGCGAGACAGCCTTAGCGATCAATAAATCTACATTGCGGCCAAAATGTTTAAATTTCAGATGGTGCGTGTTGTAGGGAACCCGCTGGGGCTTTTTGCCTAGTGCTTCTTCGGATGGGGGCGGATATGGGCTATCAACATCCAGTGTGAAACCAGACATAATGTACAGGTCATCCCACAATTTATTGTAGTAATCCTGACCGTCTTTCATGTTGGGGTGAATTTGCCGCATCAATTCGATCAGGATATGCGCATAACGAGTGCGTTTTTCCCGATCTTCGATGTTGACCATGTTGTCAACCAACTTTTGGATACTACTGCCGTATTCTTTCAAGTCCTTATCGGATTCGTGTTATATAAAACAAAAGTACAAAGAAAGGAGCAAGGGGCAAGGAGCACGGAGTAGGCTACAGAGAGTTGTTAGGTAGATTATGTTATTTTTGCACCCTGCCCGTGCACCCTGCTCCATGCTAACGAACTTCCGCACCGAACTTTCCGATACCATTCGATTGAGCGTACCCATTATTATTGCTCAGTTAGGGGTGGTGCTGATGGGAGTTACCGATAACCTGTTTGTTGGCCGGCTGCTAGGCGCTGTTCCCTTAGGCGCTGCTGGTCTTGCCAACTCACTTTCCTTCCTGATGTCGAGTATTGGCGTCGGTGGCCTGACGGTAGTAGCAGCACTGGTTTCTAAAGCTTATCATCAGAACGATCCAGCTGGCGTCAATCGATTGTTTCGGGCGGGTCTTCGGGTAGCTATACTACTTAGTATTGTACTGGGCGGACTATCGGTAGTACTAGCGTTTAACTTTGGCTTATTTGGCCAAACAGCGGAAGTAACTCGACTGACACGCAATTTTATGTTTATCCTGAGCGCTTCTCTGCTACCACTCATGGTGTTCGTAGCAGCACGACAGCTCTGCGACGGGTTGCGTTATCCACGTGTGGCCATGGCCATTACGCTTTCTGCCCTGCTGATCAATGCTCTGTTTAATTATATACTTATTAAAGGAATAGGACCTTTCCCAGAACTGGGCCTTATGGGGTCGGCGTCGGCTACGTTGTTGTCCAGGATATTTATGGCGGGGGCTATGCTGCTGTACATCTACCGGGCGCCCCGGTTCAGTATCTACTTAACGGCTGCTTTTCGTTCATTACCGACGACCGATGAAGTCTGGCAAATTCTGCGATTGGGTATTCCTGGTGGCCTTACGTTTTTCTTCGAGGTCGCCACGTTTGCGCTGGCAGTCGTCATTGTTGGCTGGCTTGGCGAAGACCGCCTGGCGGCTCACCAGATTGCTATCAATATGGCGTCGGTTACATATATGATGGCAACAGGCATTTCATCGGCGGCTGCCATTCGGGTAAGTGCTGCGGTAGGGCGTGGGAGCCGCGAGGGTGCATGGCGGGCAGGTGTAGCGGCCTTTATGCTTTCGATTAGTTTTATGGGTGTAATGGCGTTAGTATTTCTAACCGCGAACGATTGGTTGGTAACGCTCTACATTCGGGACAACCCAGCTGTCATGAAGATTGCAGCCTCGTTAGTTATTGTAGCGGGTGTCTTTCAACTGTCCGATGGAGTACAGGTTGTTGCCTTGGGAAGTTTACGCGGTTTATCCGATGTAAATATTCCGACGCTGATCACCTTGTTCTCTTACTGGATCGTGGCTTTGCCCTTAAGCTATGTACTGGCTTTCCCGTTTGGGATGGATGCCATTGGGGTCTGGATTGGCTTACTGGCTGGCCTGACTATTGCCGCTGTTCTATCAACGTGGCGGTTTTTTCGGCGTGTTAGTCGGGCTGATTTATCGCTTACCAGTGTTCCGGAATCGCTGAGCCACTAGGTTTATTGTCTGGATACTGTTGCTCACGTTCTCGCTTGTCGGCTTACTTCATCCCCTCCAGCATGTCAGCGCGTGTTGGTCGGTCAGGCGCTAGTTCGTAGGCAATTCCTTCCCGGTCGAGGTAGTCCATGAACAGGGAATAGCTATCCTTCTCAACGGTAAATACATACCAGTTTTCGTACGGTTCGTTGAAGTGCTCAACTTCGGTTAGCGATGCACGTTTTTGCAACTCCTGATATTGGCTTCTTTCGAGACTACTTTGTTTGATAAGGAAATACCACACGTAATGATTTTTGATTTACGATTTAGTAGAAAACCCCGCGTAACAATTTGCTACACGGGGTTTTATGCCAATCAACTGTAGGCAGGGATTATTTATTCACGGCCAGAATATAATCTGCCAGCACGAGACCTGCTTCGTTTAGATAAAGGTCTTTTTTCTTCTTAGGCGCGTTTGGCGAGGGCGTCCCTGTTTCGTCAACCGGGGCCGATGCCTGCGATACTTTATTGGCAGCTGCCCGTTTCCGTTCGGCTTCCTCACGCTCTTTTCGCCGTTTCGACTCCTGCAAGGAAACAACCGTGTTCTCCTTAGCTTTCTTGAAGTCGGCCAAATCCTGCGCCAGTTGTTTCAGTTCAGGATCTGACTTAAGCCGTTGGTCGAAGCGATCCCGCAGACGACTCAGAATCTTATCGTCGAGCCCACGAGACTGTTCATAGCGAGTCGAATTGATCTGATCCCAGGGCAAGGCACTTGGCTGTGAGCTTTCGCCATACTCTTCGGCTGAGAAAGCCGACGGAAACTGAACATCCGGCGTTACGCCCTTATGCTGTGTGCTACTGCCATTGATGCGATAGAACTTCTGAATCGTCATTTTTACCTGACCAACTTTCTCCGGTTCTTTCGGTAACCATTGGTTAAGGTCGATCAAGGTTTGGACGGTTCCTTTCCCAAAGGTTTGACCACCAACGATAATGCCACGTTTGTAATCCTGAATAGCAGCGGCAAAGATCTCCGATGCCGATGCACTGAAGCGATTAACGAGAACAGCCAGCGGACCGTCGTAGGTTACAGATGGATCTGGATCGGTATATACTTCAGTTTCGCCAGTTGATTCGCGCACCTGAACAACAGGTCCTTTCGGAATAAACAGGCCTGTGAGGTTGATGGCCTCGGTCAGTGAGCCACCC
Coding sequences:
- a CDS encoding PadR family transcriptional regulator, with the translated sequence MNAPNNSSLLKGSLSVMILRLLEDREKMYGYEITQKVKDLTAGEMAITEGALYPALHKLEAEGLLSTETQIVDGRARKYYSLTKTGHTEAAGRIAELASFLENLNLVLKLKPSI
- a CDS encoding ABC transporter ATP-binding protein; protein product: MKTYLRLLSFAKPLGRFLTPFVLTSLLSSVFGVLNFTLLIPLLSILFDKVDAKQMQEFLSQPAPSLTTGPTEFFRYYFAQVFQEYGKVGALQFVCFVIILSVLLNNLFKYLSVRQLESFKARMVAKLREAVFAKTLQLHLGFFSNERKGNLISRTTTDVQEVENSIANTLSAASKEVFLLIGYIIALLSISAKLTLFAILVIPVSGVFIATLVRRMKRDAQEGQQRLSGLVSLLDETFGGMRVVKGFVAEGFILDKFRRENEGYRDAIRSLANRRELASPFSEVVGVAVVASILFYGGSLVLSGQSELTASEFIAYIAIFSQVTRPAKDISNAFSGSQRGLASGERVLELIDTPPAIQDKPNAVTLASFSDRISVKNVSFAYNADTPVLRGISFDLPKGKTIALVGSSGGGKSTIADLVPRFYDPTSGQLLIDGVDLRDCTMTSLRSQMGIVTQESILFNDTIFNNIAFGSVATEAQVMEAARIANAHDFIIAQSDGYQTIIGDRGGKLSGGQRQRISIARAILKNPPILILDEATSALDTESEKLVQEALTRLMANRTTLVIAHRLSTIQHADEILVVNQGRIVERGRHDELLTLDEGFYRKLSTMQSV
- a CDS encoding S-adenosyl-l-methionine hydroxide adenosyltransferase family protein produces the protein MRIIYGFILFFFLTTQQLVQAQNGIVVFQSDFGLKDGAVSAMKGVALGVSPTLKLFDLTHEIPAYNIWEAAYRLYQTAPYYPKGTVFVSVCDPGVGTDRHSVVLLTKSGHYIVTPDNGTLTLVAEQLGISQVRQINEAINRRKNSNESYTFHGRDVYAYTAARLASRTITFEQVGAKLPNEVVRLPYQKAEYKGRIVKGNIPILDIQYGNVWSNIPKAMIEQLGVKPGAPLHVQIYQNDKLLYDKSVRWVNTFGEVAIGEDMAYINSLMNFSVAVNQGSFSETYKVFSGPEWTIVVSSN
- a CDS encoding bacteriorhodopsin, which translates into the protein MPTISVFMEVADSFIPTAGTVGLLPMVTYFFLIVAMFAFLGMFIFALVSPRMTGPAQESPVYSTISSLTIISVAVAGLTYYLIQTYYYNTLSEIATVSDPNDRQTLIRESYNAIGQYRYMAWFITTPLLLFQLLNLLRIQVSAHKRQIAGLLMATLFMVFASYIGHEQLSFDNEIQLVPKLVWGLIALIDYVSILFTLNRLWKEFGGQAHPAFRLSAQIIAGAWAIYFIGYFLSLTPIDFNWIHLAFTLADVVSLIGIGMIIYLVNMNRWTINL
- a CDS encoding DUF305 domain-containing protein, which codes for MKTLQSNLSIWAIAALLSSGSLAACAQATTGTTAATSTTNDPAKTTLLVPLQQTVTQIKKLVPTGDPDFDYAFQAKLHAQGAQNLLKQEIQSGKDTALTKMAKTLLTTTDSDVTMLDGTLRQLKPTRPVQAFSQQQSRNIEAMSLKLQQTGSSDKLTGNLDKNFSTLLLDHRQDAIDLATTYLQYGKNATLRTYAQQLIDKSKVEMTQIKAMPK
- a CDS encoding endonuclease/exonuclease/phosphatase family protein encodes the protein MSLLNVLFWNVQKKYLTTQIANLAHSKAVDILILAENPASSVRLIQALNTHGPYYFHNHPLSQCKKITIITKFHYDSIVPIEEDHRRTTRHVHLPTGEDFLLTGLHLVDKGNFTSESQNEAASLAADQLLRVENRARIDRHIVLGDFNMNPFETGMIKANGFHGTMSSEVASRGSRTVQTREYPYFYNPTWSLFGDLNKDVSGTYYYKHAEHICYEWNVFDQVLIRPSLVTNFVKGSLEIIQTDGVTSLITTRNTPDQNSYSDHLPLFFTLKF